A DNA window from Drosophila pseudoobscura strain MV-25-SWS-2005 chromosome 2, UCI_Dpse_MV25, whole genome shotgun sequence contains the following coding sequences:
- the LOC13036406 gene encoding transcription factor Ouib-like: MALPCRTCGEHAVNPRKLFDENGTDILNNLLKLTGIWVGMTPCKTFKLTYLTNRTGFPSHICASCLQHSNDAMAFRELCIRTNKLWYISADSKPTDQPLNLDPLMEYDEAAIPEENNEYAKVQIETVWKERNNSSPLSHLTSSQHHREPYTRRKKAKEQSEKIDNNGEFQDELLDFDPLLNEDAGVVPKEENPDEVKDKGSSLSSRKSRLDSSSVPKKGLLRGSRKSNIDPLAKKHRYRSIRGFYCDQCGKCFKDKSNLNVHLKRHTGVKQFECEECGRKEFTMHLLSLHMRIKHNGELPYSCKHCGQGFDNCTKRLRHERTTHNECPDTRAYVCHVCRKAFKRKLSLKRHELVHTGEQPFHCETCHVSFNRKSSLRTHNRSMLHIKKVEQESQINEIMDEGT; encoded by the exons ATGGCACTTCCGTGTCGAACTTGCGGGGAGCATGCAGTAAATCCAAGGAAACTCTTTGACGAGAATGGAACCGACATATTGAACAACCTCCTCAAACTGACTGGCATCTGGGTAGGAATGACTCCGTGCAAAACATTCAAACtcacctat CTCACTAACAGGACAGGATTTCCATCACATATATGCGCATCCTGCCTTCAACACTCAAATGATGCCATGGCATTCAGAGAATTGTGTATAAGGACCAACAAACTTTGGTACATATCTGCAGATTCCAAACCAACTGACCAACCACTGAACCTGGACCCCCTAATGGAATATGATGAGGCGGCGATACCTGAGGAAAACAACGAATATGCCAAAGTGCAAATCGAAACTgtgtggaaagaaagaaataattCAAGTCCTTTAAGCCATCTTACTTCGTCGCAACATCACAGGGAACCATATACTCGCAGAAAAAAAGCGAAGGAACAGTCTGAGAAAATAGATAACAATGGAGAGTTTCAAGATGAGCTTTTGGATTTCGACCCCCTTTTAAATGAGGATGCTGGGGTTGTCCCTAAGGAGGAAAATCCTGATGAAGTCAAAGATAAAGGCAGTTCTTTGTCAAGCCGCAAGTCACGATTAGATTCGAGCTCTGTTCCTAAGAAGGGATTACTGCGTGGTTCCAGAAAATCAAATATTGATCCACTGGCAAAGAAACACCGGTATCGGTCCATTCGGGGTTTTTACTGCGACCAATGCGGAAAATGCTTCAAGGATAAAAGCAATCTTAACGTACATTTGAAGCGGCACACAGGCGTCAAGCAGTTTGAATGCGAGGAATGTGGTCGCAAAGAGTTTACTATGCACCTATTGAGCCTTCACATGAGGATAAAACATAATGGGGAGCTGCCATACTCATGCAAGCATTGTGGACAAGGCTTTGACAACTGCACAAAACGTTTAAGGCATGAAAG GACAACACACAATGAGTGCCCAGATACTCGAGCTTACGTTTGTCATGTTTGTAGAAAAGCCTTCAAACGAAAGTTGTCCTTGAAGCGTCATGAGCTCGTACACACGGGTGAACAACCATTCCA TTGCGAGACTTGCCACGTATCTTTCAACCGCAAATCTAGCTTACGAACCCACAACCGATCGATGCTGCACATTAAGAAAGTTGAACAGGAATCTCAGATAAATGAAATTATGGACGAGGGTACATAA
- the LOC4802367 gene encoding protein RER1, with protein MMNEDSSATMSSSSGGGGGIKKVFQRLSQTYQSTLDRSTPHTRLRWVFAGFVLLLFVLRIFIYQGWYIICYALGIYHLNLFIAFLTPKIDPEFDPYAQDDEDDGPNLPTRSNEEFRPFIRRLPEFKFWLSVTKSTGIGLFCTFFDFFNVPVFWPILVMYFITLFCITMKRQIKHMIKFKYLPFTRNKPRYQRVNDLAGTNSVAGNSK; from the exons ATGATGAATGAAGACAGCAGTGCCACGATGTCATCGTCAtctggcggtggcggcggcattAAGAAGGTGTTTCAACGCCTCTCACAG ACTTATCAGTCAACACTTGATCGCTCTACGCCGCACACGCGACTGCGTTGGGTGTTCGCTGGCTTTGTACTCCTGCTCTTCGTGCTGCGCATTTTCATATACCAAGGATGGTACATCATCTGCTATGCGCTGGGCATCTATCATCTGAATCTGTTTATAGCATTTCTAACGCCAAAAATCGATCCAGAATTCGATCCCTATGCACAGGACGACGAAGACGACGGGCCGAATCTGCCGACGCGCAGCAATGAGGAATTCCGGCCCTTCATACGCCGCCTGCCAGAGTTCAAGTTCTGGCTGTCGGTGACAAAGAGTACGGGGATCGGTCTGTTCTGCACGTTTTTCGACTTCTTCAACGTACCCGTCTTTTGGCCCATACTGGTCATGTACTTCATCACGCTGTTCTGCATCACGATGAAGCGACAGATCAAACATATGATCAAATTCAAGTACTTGCCCTTCACACGCAATAAGCCACGTTATCAAAGAGTTAACGACCTGGCGGGCACCAACTCAGTGGCGGGCAACTCAAAGTGA
- the LOC117183223 gene encoding transcription factor Ouib-like isoform X2 — translation MALLCRTCGEHAVNPRKLFDENGNDILNDILKLTGIWLTNRVGFPSHICASCLQQSNEAMAFRDLCIRTNNLWYETHDADFKRADDAVHMNPLISNDKAPKPDETKEYFTVEIETLCEELKPRNPSNMLKRAVKEQSEKIDNNGEFHDELLDFDPLINEDAELVLDEEDHDEDKVSKRPLSSRKSRLDSCSVPKKRVFRGSRKSDVDPVIKPEKNIAKKRYRRAIGGFCCDQCGKWFKDKSNLNVHLTRHTGVKQFECEECGRKEFTMHLLSLHIRVKHNGELPYSCKYCGQRFDNCIKRLRHERQHKECPDIRPHVCLVCGKAFQLKRALRMHEIVHTGEQPFHCETCDVYFNRKSSLQTHNRSKLHIKKVGQDQNKIQIDVVTDEDT, via the exons ATGGCGCTTCTGTGTCGAACTTGCGGGGAGCATGCAGTAAATCCAAGGAAACTCTTTGACGAGAATGGAAACGACATATTGAACGACATCCTCAAACTGACAGGCATCTGG CTTACTAACAGGGTAGGATTTCCATCACATATATGCGCCTCCTGCCTGCAACAGTCAAATGAAGCCATGGCATTCAGAGATCTTTGTATAAGGACAAACAACCTTTGGTACGAAACACACGATGCTGATTTTAAAAGGGCTGATGACGCAGTGCACATGAACCCCTTAATTAGTAACGATAAAGCACCGAAGCCAGATGAAACTAAGGAATATTTCACAGTGGAAATTGAAACTCTGTGTGAGGAATTAAAGCCA CGAAATCCATCAAATATGCTCAAAAGAGCCGTGAAAGAACAATCTGAGAAAATAGATAATAATGGAGAGTTTCATGATGAGCTTTTGGACTTCGACCCCCTGATAAATGAGGATGCTGAGCTTGTCCTTGACGAGGAAGATCATGATGAAGACAAAGTTAGTAAAAGGCCTTTGTCAAGTCGTAAGTCACGGTTAGATTCGTGCTCTGTTCCTAAGAAACGGGTATTTCGTGGATCCAGAAAATCAGATGTTGATCCAGTTATAAAACCTGAAAAGAATATTGCCAAGAAGCGATATAGAAGAGCCATTGGTGGTTTTTGCTGCGACCAATGCGGGAAATGGTTCAAAGATAAAAGCAATCTTAATGTACATTTGACGCGCCACACAGGCGTCAAGCAGTTTGAATGTGAGGAGTGTGGTCGCAAGGAGTTTACTATGCACCTTTTGAGCCTGCACATACGAGTAAAACATAATGGGGAGCTGCCATACTCGTGCAAGTACTGTGGACAGCGCTTTGACAACTGCATAAAACGATTAAGGCATGAAAG GCAACACAAGGAGTGCCCAGATATCCGACCTCACGTCTGCCTTGTTTGCGGAAAAGCCTTTCAACTTAAGAGAGCCTTGAGGATGCATGAGATCGTACACACTGGGGAACAGCCGTTCCA CTGCGAGACCTGCGACGTATACTTCAACCGCAAATCCAGCTTACAGACCCACAACCGATCGAAGTTGCATATTAAAAAAGTTGGTCAGGATCAGAACAAAATTCAGATAGATGTCGTTACGGACGAGGATACGTAA
- the LOC117185673 gene encoding transcription factor Ouib-like isoform X1 produces the protein MALLCRTCGEHAVNPRKLFDENGNDILKDILKLTGVWLTNRRGFPSHICASCLQQTNEAMGFRELCIRTNKFWYTTADSKTTDAVHTDPLMGNEGAAIPKENKEYVKVEIETLYEEIQPASPLSPHGSSNRQSEQYNIANDREVFDNVLDLDRLINEEDAAIVVEEENNEEMNDIPSPLSSPKSRLDSCSVTTKKVLRGSRKSNVDPLPKKKRYRSTRGFYCDQCGKWFKDKCNLNVHLKRHTGVKQFECEECGRKELTMHLLSLHIRVKHKGELPYSCKYCGQRFDNCIKRLNHERRKHKECPDTRPHVCPVCGKAFTRKAELKRHEIVHTGEQPFHCETCDVYFNQNSSLKTHNRSKLHIKKVGQDRTRIQIDVFTDEDT, from the exons ATGGCGCTTCTGTGTCGAACTTGCGGGGAGCATGCAGTAAATCCAAGGAAACTCTTTGACGAGAATGGAAACGACATATTGAAAGACATTCTCAAATTGACAGGCGTCTGG CTCACTAACAGGAGAGGATTTCCATCACATATATGCGCCTCCTGTCTGCAACAGACAAATGAAGCCATGGGATTCAGAGAATTGTGTATAAGGACGAACAAATTTTGGTACACAACTGCCGATTCCAAAACAACTGACGCAGTGCACACGGACCCCCTAATGGGAAATGAGGGAGCGGCAATACCTAAGGAAAACAAAGAATATGTTAAAGTCGAAATTGAAACTCTGTATGAGGAAATACAGCCAGCAAGTCCATTGAGCCCTCACGGCTCGTCGAATCGTCAAAGTGAACAATATAATATAGCTAATGATAGAGAGGTTTTTGACAACGTCTTAGACTTGGACCGCCTGATAAATGAGGAGGATGCTGCGATTGTCGTTGAAGAGGAGAATAATGAAGAAATGAATGATATACCAAGTCCTCTGTCAAGTCCTAAGTCACGATTAGATTCCTGCTCTGTTACTACAAAAAAAGTATTGCGTGGTTCCAGAAAATCAAATGTTGATCCTTTACCAAAGAAAAAACGGTATCGATCCACTCGTGGTTTTTACTGTGACCAATGCGGAAAATGGTTTAAGGATAAATGCAATCTTAATGTACATTTGAAGCGGCACACTGGCGTTAAGCAGTTTGAGTGCGAAGAATGTGGTCGCAAGGAGTTGACTATGCACCTTTTGAGCCTGCACATACGAGTAAAACATAAAGGAGAGCTACCGTACTCGTGCAAATACTGTGGACAGCGATTTGACAACTGCATAAAACGTTTAAATCATGAAAG GAGAAAACACAAGGAGTGCCCGGATACTCGACCTCACGTCTGTCCTGTATGCGGAAAGGCCTTCACCCGTAAGGCAGAGTTGAAGAGGCATGAGATCGTGCATACGGGCGAACAGCCATTCCA CTGCGAGACCTGCGACGTTTACTTTAACCAAAATTCCAGCTTAAAAACACACAACCGCTCGAAGTTGCATATTAAAAAAGTTGGACAGGATCGGACCAGAATTCAGATAGATGTATTTACGGACGAGGATACTTAA
- the LOC117183223 gene encoding transcription factor Ouib-like isoform X1: MALLCRTCGEHAVNPRKLFDENGNDILNDILKLTGIWLTNRVGFPSHICASCLQQSNEAMAFRDLCIRTNNLWYETHDADFKRADDAVHMNPLISNDKAPKPDETKEYFTVEIETLCEELKPVSPLSHHGKSDAFYKKVSSCRQRNPSNMLKRAVKEQSEKIDNNGEFHDELLDFDPLINEDAELVLDEEDHDEDKVSKRPLSSRKSRLDSCSVPKKRVFRGSRKSDVDPVIKPEKNIAKKRYRRAIGGFCCDQCGKWFKDKSNLNVHLTRHTGVKQFECEECGRKEFTMHLLSLHIRVKHNGELPYSCKYCGQRFDNCIKRLRHERQHKECPDIRPHVCLVCGKAFQLKRALRMHEIVHTGEQPFHCETCDVYFNRKSSLQTHNRSKLHIKKVGQDQNKIQIDVVTDEDT; the protein is encoded by the exons ATGGCGCTTCTGTGTCGAACTTGCGGGGAGCATGCAGTAAATCCAAGGAAACTCTTTGACGAGAATGGAAACGACATATTGAACGACATCCTCAAACTGACAGGCATCTGG CTTACTAACAGGGTAGGATTTCCATCACATATATGCGCCTCCTGCCTGCAACAGTCAAATGAAGCCATGGCATTCAGAGATCTTTGTATAAGGACAAACAACCTTTGGTACGAAACACACGATGCTGATTTTAAAAGGGCTGATGACGCAGTGCACATGAACCCCTTAATTAGTAACGATAAAGCACCGAAGCCAGATGAAACTAAGGAATATTTCACAGTGGAAATTGAAACTCTGTGTGAGGAATTAAAGCCAGTAAGTCCTTTGAGCCATCATGGTAAATCAGATGCATTTTACAAGAAAGTTTCGTCGTGTCGTCAGCGAAATCCATCAAATATGCTCAAAAGAGCCGTGAAAGAACAATCTGAGAAAATAGATAATAATGGAGAGTTTCATGATGAGCTTTTGGACTTCGACCCCCTGATAAATGAGGATGCTGAGCTTGTCCTTGACGAGGAAGATCATGATGAAGACAAAGTTAGTAAAAGGCCTTTGTCAAGTCGTAAGTCACGGTTAGATTCGTGCTCTGTTCCTAAGAAACGGGTATTTCGTGGATCCAGAAAATCAGATGTTGATCCAGTTATAAAACCTGAAAAGAATATTGCCAAGAAGCGATATAGAAGAGCCATTGGTGGTTTTTGCTGCGACCAATGCGGGAAATGGTTCAAAGATAAAAGCAATCTTAATGTACATTTGACGCGCCACACAGGCGTCAAGCAGTTTGAATGTGAGGAGTGTGGTCGCAAGGAGTTTACTATGCACCTTTTGAGCCTGCACATACGAGTAAAACATAATGGGGAGCTGCCATACTCGTGCAAGTACTGTGGACAGCGCTTTGACAACTGCATAAAACGATTAAGGCATGAAAG GCAACACAAGGAGTGCCCAGATATCCGACCTCACGTCTGCCTTGTTTGCGGAAAAGCCTTTCAACTTAAGAGAGCCTTGAGGATGCATGAGATCGTACACACTGGGGAACAGCCGTTCCA CTGCGAGACCTGCGACGTATACTTCAACCGCAAATCCAGCTTACAGACCCACAACCGATCGAAGTTGCATATTAAAAAAGTTGGTCAGGATCAGAACAAAATTCAGATAGATGTCGTTACGGACGAGGATACGTAA
- the LOC117185673 gene encoding transcription factor Ouib-like isoform X2, with the protein MALLCRTCGEHAVNPRKLFDENGNDILKDILKLTGVWLTNRRGFPSHICASCLQQTNEAMGFRELCIRTNKFWYTTADSKTTDAVHTDPLMGNEGAAIPKENKEYVKVEIETLYEEIQPASPLSPHGSSNRQSEQYNIANDREVFDNVLDLDRLINEEDAAIVVEEENNEEMNDIPSPLSSPKSRLDSCSVTTKKVLRGSRKSNVDPLPKKKRYRSTRGFYCDQCGKWFKDKCNLNVHLKRHTGVKQFECEECGRKELTMHLLSLHIRVKHKGELPYSCKYCGQRFDNCIKRLNHERKHKECPDTRPHVCPVCGKAFTRKAELKRHEIVHTGEQPFHCETCDVYFNQNSSLKTHNRSKLHIKKVGQDRTRIQIDVFTDEDT; encoded by the exons ATGGCGCTTCTGTGTCGAACTTGCGGGGAGCATGCAGTAAATCCAAGGAAACTCTTTGACGAGAATGGAAACGACATATTGAAAGACATTCTCAAATTGACAGGCGTCTGG CTCACTAACAGGAGAGGATTTCCATCACATATATGCGCCTCCTGTCTGCAACAGACAAATGAAGCCATGGGATTCAGAGAATTGTGTATAAGGACGAACAAATTTTGGTACACAACTGCCGATTCCAAAACAACTGACGCAGTGCACACGGACCCCCTAATGGGAAATGAGGGAGCGGCAATACCTAAGGAAAACAAAGAATATGTTAAAGTCGAAATTGAAACTCTGTATGAGGAAATACAGCCAGCAAGTCCATTGAGCCCTCACGGCTCGTCGAATCGTCAAAGTGAACAATATAATATAGCTAATGATAGAGAGGTTTTTGACAACGTCTTAGACTTGGACCGCCTGATAAATGAGGAGGATGCTGCGATTGTCGTTGAAGAGGAGAATAATGAAGAAATGAATGATATACCAAGTCCTCTGTCAAGTCCTAAGTCACGATTAGATTCCTGCTCTGTTACTACAAAAAAAGTATTGCGTGGTTCCAGAAAATCAAATGTTGATCCTTTACCAAAGAAAAAACGGTATCGATCCACTCGTGGTTTTTACTGTGACCAATGCGGAAAATGGTTTAAGGATAAATGCAATCTTAATGTACATTTGAAGCGGCACACTGGCGTTAAGCAGTTTGAGTGCGAAGAATGTGGTCGCAAGGAGTTGACTATGCACCTTTTGAGCCTGCACATACGAGTAAAACATAAAGGAGAGCTACCGTACTCGTGCAAATACTGTGGACAGCGATTTGACAACTGCATAAAACGTTTAAATCATGAAAG AAAACACAAGGAGTGCCCGGATACTCGACCTCACGTCTGTCCTGTATGCGGAAAGGCCTTCACCCGTAAGGCAGAGTTGAAGAGGCATGAGATCGTGCATACGGGCGAACAGCCATTCCA CTGCGAGACCTGCGACGTTTACTTTAACCAAAATTCCAGCTTAAAAACACACAACCGCTCGAAGTTGCATATTAAAAAAGTTGGACAGGATCGGACCAGAATTCAGATAGATGTATTTACGGACGAGGATACTTAA
- the LOC6897578 gene encoding transcription factor Ouib-like isoform X1 gives MIYFIVKWIEKIRYKMAFLLNLLSFVCLNHSQCNAFARESPEMALPCRTCGEHAVNPRKLFDENGNDILKDILKLTGVWLTNRTGFPSHICASCLQQTNEAMGFRELCIRTNKLWYTTADSKTTDAVHPDPLMGNEGAAIPKENKEYVKVEIETLYEEIQPASPLSPHASSNRQSEEDNIANDGDVHDDFLDLDLLINEEDAAIVVEEENNDEINDIPSPLSSPKSRLDSCSVTTKGVLRGSRKSNVDPLPKRKRYRSTRGYYCDQCGKWFKDKCNLNVHLKRHTGVKQFECEECGRKELTMHLLSLHIRVKHKGELPYTCKYCGQRFDNCIKRLNHERHHKEFPDIRPHVCPVCGKAFQLKAALRRHEIVHTGEQPFHCETCDVFFNRKSSLQTHNRSKLHIKKIQQDQTKTQIDVLTDEDNQCKK, from the exons ATGATCTATTTTATTGTCAAATGGATTGAGAAAATACGATATAAAATGGCTTTTTTGCTAAATTTGTTGTCGTTTGTTTGTCTGAACCACTCACAATGCAACGCGTTTGCG AGAGAAAGTCCCGAAATGGCGCTTCCGTGTCGAACTTGCGGGGAGCATGCAGTAAATCCAAGGAAACTCTTTGACGAGAATGGAAACGACATATTGAAAGATATTCTCAAATTGACAGGCGTCTGG CTTACTAACAGGACAGGATTTCCATCACATATATGCGCCTCCTGTCTGCAACAGACAAATGAAGCCATGGGATTCAGAGAATTGTGTATAAGGACGAACAAACTTTGGTACACAACTGCCGATTCCAAAACAACTGACGCAGTGCACCCGGACCCCCTAATGGGAAATGAGGGAGCGGCAATACCTAAGGAAAACAAAGAATATGTTAAAGTGGAAATTGAAACTCTGTATGAGGAAATACAGCCAGCAAGTCCGTTGAGCCCTCATGCCTCGTCGAATCGTCAAAGTGAAGAAGACAATATAGCTAATGATGGAGATGTTCATGACGACTTCTTGGACTTGGACCTCCTGATAAATGAGGAGGATGCTGCGATTGTCGTTGAAGAGGAGAATAATGATGAAATCAATGATATACCAAGTCCTTTGTCAAGTCCTAAGTCACGATTAGATTCCTGCTCTGTTACTACAAAAGGAGTATTGCGTGGTTCCAGAAAATCAAATGTTGATCCTTTACCAAAGAGAAAACGGTATCGATCCACTCGTGGTTATTACTGCGACCAATGCGGCAAATGGTTTAAGGATAAATGCAATCTTAATGTACATTTGAAGCGGCACACTGGCGTTAAGCAGTTTGAGTGCGAGGAATGTGGTCGCAAGGAGTTGACTATGCACCTTTTGAGCCTGCACATACGAGTAAAACATAAAGGAGAGCTACCGTACACTTGCAAGTACTGTGGACAGCGATTTGACAACTGCATAAAACGTTTAAATCATGAAAG GCATCACAAGGAGTTTCCAGATATTCGACCTCACGTCTGTCCTGTTTGTGGAAAAGCCTTCCAACTTAAGGCAGCCTTGAGGAGGCATGAGATTGTGCACACGGGGGAACAGCCATTTCA CTGTGAGACGTGCGACGTATTCTTTAACCGAAAATCCAGCTTACAAACCCACAACCGATCGAAGCtacatattaaaaaaattcaacagGATCAGACCAAAACTCAGATAGATGTATTAACGGACGAAGATAACCAATGCAAGAAGTAG
- the LOC6897578 gene encoding transcription factor Ouib-like isoform X2 has translation MALPCRTCGEHAVNPRKLFDENGNDILKDILKLTGVWLTNRTGFPSHICASCLQQTNEAMGFRELCIRTNKLWYTTADSKTTDAVHPDPLMGNEGAAIPKENKEYVKVEIETLYEEIQPASPLSPHASSNRQSEEDNIANDGDVHDDFLDLDLLINEEDAAIVVEEENNDEINDIPSPLSSPKSRLDSCSVTTKGVLRGSRKSNVDPLPKRKRYRSTRGYYCDQCGKWFKDKCNLNVHLKRHTGVKQFECEECGRKELTMHLLSLHIRVKHKGELPYTCKYCGQRFDNCIKRLNHERHHKEFPDIRPHVCPVCGKAFQLKAALRRHEIVHTGEQPFHCETCDVFFNRKSSLQTHNRSKLHIKKIQQDQTKTQIDVLTDEDNQCKK, from the exons ATGGCGCTTCCGTGTCGAACTTGCGGGGAGCATGCAGTAAATCCAAGGAAACTCTTTGACGAGAATGGAAACGACATATTGAAAGATATTCTCAAATTGACAGGCGTCTGG CTTACTAACAGGACAGGATTTCCATCACATATATGCGCCTCCTGTCTGCAACAGACAAATGAAGCCATGGGATTCAGAGAATTGTGTATAAGGACGAACAAACTTTGGTACACAACTGCCGATTCCAAAACAACTGACGCAGTGCACCCGGACCCCCTAATGGGAAATGAGGGAGCGGCAATACCTAAGGAAAACAAAGAATATGTTAAAGTGGAAATTGAAACTCTGTATGAGGAAATACAGCCAGCAAGTCCGTTGAGCCCTCATGCCTCGTCGAATCGTCAAAGTGAAGAAGACAATATAGCTAATGATGGAGATGTTCATGACGACTTCTTGGACTTGGACCTCCTGATAAATGAGGAGGATGCTGCGATTGTCGTTGAAGAGGAGAATAATGATGAAATCAATGATATACCAAGTCCTTTGTCAAGTCCTAAGTCACGATTAGATTCCTGCTCTGTTACTACAAAAGGAGTATTGCGTGGTTCCAGAAAATCAAATGTTGATCCTTTACCAAAGAGAAAACGGTATCGATCCACTCGTGGTTATTACTGCGACCAATGCGGCAAATGGTTTAAGGATAAATGCAATCTTAATGTACATTTGAAGCGGCACACTGGCGTTAAGCAGTTTGAGTGCGAGGAATGTGGTCGCAAGGAGTTGACTATGCACCTTTTGAGCCTGCACATACGAGTAAAACATAAAGGAGAGCTACCGTACACTTGCAAGTACTGTGGACAGCGATTTGACAACTGCATAAAACGTTTAAATCATGAAAG GCATCACAAGGAGTTTCCAGATATTCGACCTCACGTCTGTCCTGTTTGTGGAAAAGCCTTCCAACTTAAGGCAGCCTTGAGGAGGCATGAGATTGTGCACACGGGGGAACAGCCATTTCA CTGTGAGACGTGCGACGTATTCTTTAACCGAAAATCCAGCTTACAAACCCACAACCGATCGAAGCtacatattaaaaaaattcaacagGATCAGACCAAAACTCAGATAGATGTATTAACGGACGAAGATAACCAATGCAAGAAGTAG
- the LOC4802368 gene encoding zinc finger protein 200 — protein sequence MDENAASAVKLKCRTCLGEFEEVTMSALFEADEADVDAEDAGNEDLSEKFQFCCGIKIRNSHRLPSKVCSKCREFVYMWFRFRTMVLNSQVYLETCFSDGEQAEDFKQVSNSEFMKHMYQNLQVNCGLENQYQDDSPQEELDDITAQYQEIFDGVNYVTDNEELVANEPVTDADDQPKEQAEEIMIVNVQPFDQDLVADETITPGDDGQIVEDSPIMNEDYCDVDDFDDSNIDFLSPTPSPEPKPSTAQNKRRPGRPRKPDNELKCKRKNTSPGEPETEFKRLPTKFICSLCGNVYHKKSIFTSHMMAHADYKPHQCEICDKSFRQMGELRAHIRRHTGERPYKCMYCERHFYDRSERVRHERVHTNTRPYECKECGKAFTHPAILKNHSLVHSGEKNYNCAVCSKSFTLMHQLKAHQQTIIHRNMEEQAMANSTDHTD from the exons ATGGATGAAAATGCAGCGTCTGCAGTGAAACTAAAATGCAGAACATGCTTGGGAGAGTTCGAAGAGGTGACAATGAGTGCTTTGTTTGAAGCAGACGAGGCGGATGTGGATGCAGAGGACGCCGGGAATGAAGATCTCAGTGAAAAGTTTCAGTTCTGTTGCGGGATAAAG ATTCGCAACTCTCATCGGCTGCCATCTAAGGTGTGCAGCAAGTGCCGTGAATTCGTTTACATGTGGTTTAGATTTCGCACAATGGTTCTTAATTCGCAAGTTTATTTGGAGACATGCTTCTCGGATGGCGAGCAGGCCGAGGATTTCAAGCAAGTCAGCAATAGCGAGTTTATGAAACACATGTACCAGAACCTTCAAGTCAATTGTGGCCTTGAAAATCAGTACCAGGATGACAGCCCCCAGGAAGAATTGGACGATATAACTGCGCAGTATCAAGAGATTTTCGACGGTGTCAACTATGTCACTGATAATGAAGAGCTTGTGGCCAATGAGCCAGTCACCGATGCCGACGACCAACCGAAGGAACAAGCTGAGGAAATTATGATTGTAAACGTTCAACCATTTGATCAAGATCTAGTTGCGGATGAAACCATCACGCCCGGCGACGATGGTCAAATAGTCGAGGACTCTCCCATAATGAATGAGGACTACTGCGATGTTGATGATTTTGATGACAGTAATATAGACTTTCTGTCGCCAACACCATCGCCAGAACCGAAGCCCAGCACTGCCCAGAACAAACGCCGGCCAGGTAGGCCCCGCAAGCCAGACAATGAACTAAAATGCAAGCGCAAGAATACAAGTCCTGGGGAACCAGAAACAGAGTTTAAACGCTTGCCCACGAAATTCATATGCAGCCTGTGTGGCAACGTATATCATAAGAAGTCTATCTTTACCTCACACATGATGGCCCATGCCGACTACAAGCCCCACCAGTGCGA AATATGTGACAAATCGTTCCGCCAAATGGGTGAGCTCCGGGCCCACATTCGTCGTCACACGGGCGAACGACCGTACAAGTGTATGTATTGCGAGCGTCACTTTTACGACCGCAGCGAAAGGGTGCGCCATGAGCGAGTCCATACCAACACTCGACCTTACGAGTGCAAGGAGTGCGGCAAGGCCTTTACGCACCCAGCCATCCTCAAGAACCACAGTCTGGTGCATTCCGGCGAAAAGAACTACAA TTGCGCAGTATGCTCTAAGTCCTTTACCCTGATGCACCAGTTGAAGGCCCATCAGCAGACGATAATCCACAGAAACATGGAGGAACAGGCAATGGCTAATTCCACGGACCACACGGACTAG